Sequence from the Vicinamibacteria bacterium genome:
CCGCCCGGGGAACTTTCTTCCCCGCTCGTAAGGGAGCTCGATGTCGGCGCGGCTCCCCACTTCGAGCCACGGCGCCTGGCTCTCGAAGACCTCGACTTCGACCCAGATCGTCGACAGGTCGACGATCTGATAGAGGTTCATTCCCGGCTTGACGTCCATGCCCTCGAGCGCCTGGCTCATCTTTTCGACGACGAGCCCGTTGACCGGCGAGACGACGGCCAGGGTTCGTCGCAGGGTTCCCTCCCGCTCCAGCTCGGAGATCTGCTCGTCGGTGATGTCCCAGTACTTCAGTCGTTCCCGGGAAGAAGCCAGAAGCGACTGCGCCCGGCGGGTGATCTCGGGATAATCGGACTGTTCCATTTGCTTCGCGTAGTCTCGCGCCAGGAGATACTCCTTCTGGGTCGTGACGAGCTGGGGGCTGTAGATCTCGAAGAGCTTCTGCCCACGGGTCACGGGCTCGCCGACGTAGTTCACGTAGGCCTTCTCGATCCACCCTTCGTATTTCGTATTGACCCAGGCGATCTGGCTTTCGTTGTACGCCAGCGTTCCCACGGTACGGACATTGAAAAGAATGTCGGTTCTCTCGATCTCCTCGGAGACGACCCCGATGTTCTGCACGAACACCGGGTCGATCTTGATCGTGCCGGGAGCGAGCGCGTCCTCTTCGCCTTCGTAGACGGGAATCAGATCCATTCCCATGGGTGACTTGCCCGGCTTGTCGGAGATGAACGTCGGGTCCATGGGGGCGCGCCAGTACTTGATCTTCCTTTCGCCTTGGACCTCGGCAGGCGCCCCTTCCTGAGCGTGGGAGGACGTGTCGTGCTCCATCGCGTCTTCTTGCGCCCCCAGCCACCACCAATGAAACGGATTCGTCATCAAGAAAACGGCCAGCACGACCCCGGCGGAAAAGCTTGCGAGGGCCAGCACGGCTTTCATGTCCAGCTCCTCATCCGGGAAATCGAGCGCCGACGGCGCGCTCCAGGTTGGAGAGCGCGACGAGCAAGTCCGAGTAGTAACGGGCATTCCCCAGACGCACGTTGAGCAGCACGCGCTCGCTGTCGAGCAGATCCAGAACGCCGAGCTGACCGGTCTCGTAGGCCGCTTCGGTGGCGCGAAGGGTCTCCTCTGCCTGAGGAATGAGCACGTCCTCGAAGAGGCGGATCTGCTCGCGGACCGTTTCGATCCGGACGACTTGATCCCGGATCGAGAACTCCATTTCGTTGCGTAGGCTTTCGTACCCGCTTCGCTCGGCGAGAAGCGTCTCGCTGGCCTCCTGAACCGCGGCGTCGTATTTGTCTCGCCAGATGGGGATGTTGATTCCCGCCGAGACGCTGACGGCGTTCTTGCCGTTATCCGGAGGAGGCAACATCATCCCGGCCGGATCGGTGCGGAGGCCCACGTTGACGACACCGACCCCGACGAAGAAGTCGGGCCAGGAGCTCTTCTTCGCCAGCTCGATGGCCCGCTCGCTTCTTTCGATCCGTTCCTCGACGGCCTTGAGCTCTTGCCGGTTCTGATCTCCAAGCTGATAAAGGGACTCGAGATCGAGCGTCACCTCGGGAGCCGAGAGCGGCAGCGTAAGCGGAAGGGCGTCGGTGGGCTGCCGGTCCATCAAGGTGTTCAACCGTGCCACGAGCGATTCCCGTTGCTGCCCGAGGATATCGAGGCGACTCAACACCCGGGTGATCTCAGCCTGAATCTTGATCACCGCCTGCAGGAGACCCTGTCCGGTCGCATACCGAGTCTGAGCCAGTGCTTCGTAGTGCTCGAGAAGCGACTGCTCCTCACGTGTGATCACGATGGCTCTGTCGACGTAGGTGAGCTCATAGTAAGCGCGCTTGACCTGGGCGATGGCCTCCCGCTGGCTCGCGAGAAAGATCTGATACATGGACAGTGCCTCCTGCGTCGCAACCTGGCCGCGCAGGTCGAGCTTCCCGAACCACGGGAAAGCCTGTGAAAACACGAACGTGTTGAGCTGCGGTCCCACTCGGGTTTCCACCCTCCGAATCGCTTGCCCGAGAGTGAACATCGGGTCGGGGAGGGTCTTCACCTGGGGGACCCTCTCGAGAGCCGA
This genomic interval carries:
- a CDS encoding TolC family protein, coding for MTKRILGPALLSLVAAGAQAQEVTEEHPRAEEPQFYAPEDSLRGYVMEALEKNPAVRETFVRYRSALERVPQVKTLPDPMFTLGQAIRRVETRVGPQLNTFVFSQAFPWFGKLDLRGQVATQEALSMYQIFLASQREAIAQVKRAYYELTYVDRAIVITREEQSLLEHYEALAQTRYATGQGLLQAVIKIQAEITRVLSRLDILGQQRESLVARLNTLMDRQPTDALPLTLPLSAPEVTLDLESLYQLGDQNRQELKAVEERIERSERAIELAKKSSWPDFFVGVGVVNVGLRTDPAGMMLPPPDNGKNAVSVSAGINIPIWRDKYDAAVQEASETLLAERSGYESLRNEMEFSIRDQVVRIETVREQIRLFEDVLIPQAEETLRATEAAYETGQLGVLDLLDSERVLLNVRLGNARYYSDLLVALSNLERAVGARFPG
- a CDS encoding efflux RND transporter periplasmic adaptor subunit is translated as MKAVLALASFSAGVVLAVFLMTNPFHWWWLGAQEDAMEHDTSSHAQEGAPAEVQGERKIKYWRAPMDPTFISDKPGKSPMGMDLIPVYEGEEDALAPGTIKIDPVFVQNIGVVSEEIERTDILFNVRTVGTLAYNESQIAWVNTKYEGWIEKAYVNYVGEPVTRGQKLFEIYSPQLVTTQKEYLLARDYAKQMEQSDYPEITRRAQSLLASSRERLKYWDITDEQISELEREGTLRRTLAVVSPVNGLVVEKMSQALEGMDVKPGMNLYQIVDLSTIWVEVEVFESQAPWLEVGSRADIELPYERGRKFPGRVRYLYPFFNEKTRTMKVSIELSNPGQRLRADMYANVTFDVPSAEDVLAVPEAAVIHSGQRTVVVVDRGNGTFEVKEVTLGVNGSGLWEVKDGLEEGDRIVVSAQFLIDSESNLQEAIRKITSSGSGEAAPMPGHKH